The DNA segment TCACCGCCGGCAAGGCGTCGGCGGCGGGAGGCTGGTCCTCGGTGGGTGGCGCAGCCAGTTCCACCCCGGCGCGCAGGCTGACGTCCAGTTGCAGCTGGTTCAGGGCGCGCAGCAGGCCCTGGGTCTGTTCGGTGCTGGCCTGCAAGTGGGCGTCGGCGCGGGTTACGCTGTCCAGGCCGCGCCAGGCAATCAGGCTGACCACCGCCATCAGCATGATCGCCACCATCACTTCGATCAGGGTAAAGCCTTGCTGCTCGCGGTTCATGGCTGGCTCACCACGCGCAAGGTGCCGGCTGCATCACGTTGCAGGCTGAGGCCGTGTTGCCCGTCCGAGAACCACACCTGCAGCGGCGGAGTGATCCATTCTGCATTCAGCACCAGGGTCTGCCGGGGTTCGATCCGCACCAGCATCGGCGTGGTATCCCAGGCCCGTGGGCGCAGTTGTGGGTCATCCTTGAAGTCCTCCAGCCCCCGGCCATCGTCGCGGCGGCGGCTCAAACGGTAGCCCTTGGCATCGGCACGCCAGGTGATCGTGCGGCCATCGGCACGGGCTTCGGCCTGGGCGATCTGCAGCACCTGGCTCAGGCGCTCGGCGTCCTTGCGCAAGCGGTGCAAGGGGTCGGGCTTGATGCTCAGGCTGATGGCCGCGCTGGCAATGCCGATGATCACCAGCACCACCATCAACTCGATCAAGGTGAACCCCTGTTGCCGGCGATTCGTCATGGGTGTGCCCTCAACGGGATCTGCCACTGAAATAAAACCGTGAGAAT comes from the Pseudomonas shahriarae genome and includes:
- the gspH gene encoding type II secretion system minor pseudopilin GspH, with amino-acid sequence MTNRRQQGFTLIELMVVLVIIGIASAAISLSIKPDPLHRLRKDAERLSQVLQIAQAEARADGRTITWRADAKGYRLSRRRDDGRGLEDFKDDPQLRPRAWDTTPMLVRIEPRQTLVLNAEWITPPLQVWFSDGQHGLSLQRDAAGTLRVVSQP